A genomic window from Gemmatimonadota bacterium includes:
- a CDS encoding response regulator: MDPDLGTARILLVDDEDSHLQLLRRILERGGYSRIETTADPRRALPLFTRLEPDLILLDLDMPYLDGFQVMEQITPRVPEGTYLPILVLTGETAQDVKERALASGARDFLSKPFEPTEVLLRIRNLLEARRLHFRLQAQNERLEDLVRERTRELEEARLEILERLARAAEFRDDETGQHTRRVGDSAALLAAALGRDAAEVELMRRAAPLHDVGKIGVPDRILLKPGRLTEEEFGIMKRHTVIGARLLSGSRVKLLQLAEEIALYHHERWDGSGYAELEADAIPFSGRIVAVVDAFDAMTHVRPYKPAWPVPDAAAEIERQSGRQFDPAVVQAFLRVLPPEGFDFGGDPVPAGNGGAAAALDRGASLPQDPGGPGGGSSLS; encoded by the coding sequence ATGGATCCTGACCTGGGCACAGCGCGCATCCTCCTGGTTGACGACGAGGACAGCCACCTCCAGTTGCTGAGGCGGATCCTCGAGCGCGGCGGCTACAGCCGGATCGAGACAACGGCCGACCCGCGGCGCGCGCTGCCGCTGTTCACCCGCCTGGAGCCGGACCTCATCCTGCTGGACCTGGACATGCCGTACCTGGACGGCTTCCAGGTGATGGAGCAGATCACGCCGCGGGTGCCCGAGGGCACCTACCTCCCCATCCTGGTCCTGACGGGCGAGACGGCGCAGGACGTGAAGGAGCGGGCGCTCGCCTCGGGCGCCAGGGATTTCCTGAGCAAGCCCTTCGAGCCGACCGAGGTGCTGCTCCGCATCCGCAACCTGCTCGAGGCGCGGCGGCTGCATTTCCGGTTGCAGGCGCAGAACGAGCGGCTCGAGGATCTGGTGCGGGAGCGCACCCGCGAGCTGGAGGAGGCGCGCCTCGAGATCCTGGAGCGGCTGGCGCGAGCCGCGGAGTTCCGGGATGACGAGACGGGCCAGCACACGCGCCGCGTGGGCGACTCGGCGGCCTTGCTGGCCGCGGCGCTGGGCCGCGACGCGGCAGAGGTCGAGCTCATGCGCCGCGCCGCGCCGCTGCACGATGTGGGGAAGATCGGCGTGCCCGACCGCATCCTGCTCAAGCCCGGCAGGCTGACCGAGGAGGAGTTCGGCATCATGAAGCGGCACACGGTCATCGGCGCCAGGCTGCTCTCCGGCAGCCGGGTAAAGCTCTTGCAGTTAGCAGAGGAGATCGCGCTCTACCATCACGAGCGCTGGGACGGCTCGGGCTACGCCGAGCTCGAGGCAGACGCGATTCCCTTCAGCGGCCGCATTGTCGCGGTCGTGGACGCCTTCGATGCGATGACCCACGTGCGGCCGTACAAGCCCGCCTGGCCGGTGCCGGACGCGGCGGCCGAGATCGAGCGGCAGAGCGGGCGGCAATTCGACCCCGCCGTAGTGCAGGCGTTTCTGCGCGTGCTGCCCCCGGAAGGGTTCGATTTCGGCGGCGATCCTGTGCCTGCTGGAAATGGCGGCGCCGCCGCTGCGCTTGACCGCGGCGCCAGCCTGCCAC